CAAGTAAACGTAAAAGCCGCCGAAAGCGGAATAAGAGACGTAGATTTTGGATCGGAAAGCTCTAACTTCAGCAAACAGAGCATTCTAATTCAAAGCGGAAGCTACGCGTTAAGCCAAGCTAACGCCGTTCAACAAAACGTCCTAAGACTACTCCAGTAGTCCGTTAACGGCGCTAGGCGATACTAGCGCCGTTAAATCCTCCGTTTTGATAGATAAAATAATCGCGTTCGCCAATCTTTCCGTCGCTTAGACGACAAATTATAAAATACGCTTTACGGTATATGGCGACGGCTTTGTCCCCCAAGCAAATTGAACGAAAAGAGTAAAACTTGTGAACAAACTATATGATTTAGCGGTGATCGGCGGCGGTCCGGCTGGGATTGCGAGCGCCGTCGAGGCGAACGTTCTGGGAATAAAAAACATCGTGTTGTTTGAAAAAGGCGCAAACCACTCCACCACGATCCGCGCTTTCTACAAAGACAATAAGCGCGTCGATAAGGATTGGAAGGGGCAAAAGGTGATTTTAGAGGGCAACGTGCATTTTATGGACGGCACGAAAGAAAGCACGCTGGAGCTTTTCGACGCGCTGATCGTCGCGCATAGAATCGACGCCCGCTTTAATACGGAAATATCCGCCGTTATACCGAACGAGCCGTTTGAGATTCGCACGGCGGCAAACGAGGTTTTCAAGGCGCGCAACGCGATTATCGCGATCGGGTATATGAGCAGACCCAACAAGCCCGATTACGCGCTGCCCGCCGCGCTTAAAGAGAGAATACATTTCAATTTGGACGCTTTTAGCTCCGACGAAACGGTTCTGGTGGTGGGCGGCGGCAACAGCGCCGCGGAATACGCCCACTATTTGAGCGACCAAAACGCGGTTACGCTGACATACCGTCGCGATAGATTCACGCGGCTTAACCCGATCAACGAAGGCATTATTACGCATCGCGCCAATATTGGTCAGATTCGCTTAAAACTAGGCGTGGATATTGTCGGCGTCGTTGACGAGGGCGGAAAGCCGCGCGTCAATTACTCGAATAACGAGAGCGAAATATACGATCGGATCGTCTATGCGTTGGGCGGTATGTTGCCGCTGGATTTTCTAAAAAACTGCAAGATCGAGGTTGATAAAAACGGCATCGCGAAATACGACGAGTTCTACCAGACGACTATGCCTAGATTATACGTCGCCGGGGATATTATCGCCAAGATTGGAGGCTCTATCTCCGCGTCGCTAAATCACGCCTATAAAATAGTCAATCATATCAAAGAGCGCGAGGCATGACGGCGCCGCGCTCTTCGCTTAGACCAAATACGCGATCAGAGATCGAAGCGTTTGGCGGCGCGGATATTATCGCGGGTATTCCGAGCTTTAGTTGCGAGCGAACAATCGAATACACCCTTTCTTGCGTCGCGCGCGGACTCGAGAAATACTACGCCGACAAAAAAGCGCTTATATTGGTCAGCGACGGCGGCAGCACGGACGATACGCGAGAGATCGCGCTAAGCGCCGAAACGGGCGAAATAGCGAAGATTGTCGCTATTTATCGCGGCGTGGCGGGAAAAGGCTCGGCGTTCAAACAGATATTAGAAGCCGCCGATCTGCTAAACGCCAAAGCGATCGCTATCTTTGAAAGCGATCACAAGTCGATCGCGCCCGAATGGACGCGCAACATTATAAATCCCGTTATCAACGACGGTTACGATTTCGTGGCGCCCGCGTATAAACGCTATAAGTTCGACGCGACTATTACCGGAACTATCGCCTATAATCTCACCCGCTCGATTTACGGGGCGAATATACGGCAGCCAATCGGGGGCGATTGGGGGCTAAGCCTGCCTTTCGCGCGGTTTTTGTTGTCGCGGGACGCGTGGGAAAAGGACGCGGCAAAATATGGCGTGGATATTTGGATGACCACCCGCGCTTTGGTCTATAACTTCAAAGTGGCGCAGGCGAGGCTCGGCGTGAAAGAGCGCAGAAACAAAGACCCCAACGATCTAAGCGCGATGTTCTACCAAGTGGTCGGAACGCTTTTTTCGCTTATGACGACGGATTACGAGTATTGGATCAACATCGATAAAACGCGCGATATTGAACTGCTCGGCGAGTATGCGGGGGTGGAACCGTCGCCTTTTTCGGTGGATAAAGAGGCGCTGATCGACTACTTTAAAAACGGATTTGCCACCTTTGGCGCGCTGTGGCGCGAACTGCTAGGCGAAAAGGCGTATTTGGCGCTAGAAAAACTCGCGGCGCGGCGCGAAAACGAGCCTTTCAGGCTGCCGATCGACGTTTGGGTGAAGATCGTCTATCGTTACGCCTACAACTACGGCAGGCAGGAGCGGCAACGAAATAAGCTGTTAAGCACGCTGATTCCGATCTATAACGCCCGCGTCGCCTCGCTGATCGACGCGCTGAGCGACGCGGATATAGACGCAAGCGCCTATTTCGAGGAGCAGGCGCGGGCGTTCGAGGAAGCCAAACCCGATTTGATAGCTATGTGGAACGGTCAAAATAGCGGCGTTTAAGCGCGATCGCGATCAGGCGGCGTAATTTTTCGGTCAATATCCAATAAGCGCTTCTACTTTAAAATACGAGTTCAAAAATTCGCGTCGGCGAATTAACTACACCACACAAGGGGAGAGAAATGAGCAATTTATTTGATCTATCCGGTAAGACGGCTCTGGTTACGGGAGCGTCTTCGGGATTAGGCGTGGAGTTTGCAAAAGCCCTCGCTAGACAGGGGGCGAATATCGCTATCTTGGCAAGAAGGGTAGAAAAACTAGAGGAGGCGAAAAAGATCATAGAAGACTTGGGCGCGCGTTGTTTCGCTATCAAGTGCGACGTGCTGGTGCAGGACGATATTAAAGCCGCCGTCGCCAAAATAAAAGAGCATTACGGTCGCATCGATATTCTGGTAAATAACGCGGGCGCCGCGCGATCAAACCCCGCCGAACTTCAATCCGACGACGATTGGAACGCCGTTATCAACACCAACCTGAACAGCGTCTATTTTGTCGCCAGAGAGACGGGCAAAATTATGATCGAACAAAGATACGGCAAGGTGATCAATCTTGGTTCTATCCATAGCAACGTCGCTATGGCGACCAGCCACCTTAACGCTTATTGCGCGTCGAAAGGAGGCGTTTTGATGCTCACGAAAGCGCTGGCGGTGGAATGGGCAAAATACAACATTACCGTCAACGCTATCGCTC
The Helicobacteraceae bacterium genome window above contains:
- a CDS encoding flagellin B (FlaB; structural flagella protein; in Helicobacter flagella are composed of flagellin A and flagellin B; the amounts of each seem to be controlled by environmental conditions) — encoded protein: QVNVKAAESGIRDVDFGSESSNFSKQSILIQSGSYALSQANAVQQNVLRLLQ
- a CDS encoding NAD(P)-binding domain-containing protein — translated: MNKLYDLAVIGGGPAGIASAVEANVLGIKNIVLFEKGANHSTTIRAFYKDNKRVDKDWKGQKVILEGNVHFMDGTKESTLELFDALIVAHRIDARFNTEISAVIPNEPFEIRTAANEVFKARNAIIAIGYMSRPNKPDYALPAALKERIHFNLDAFSSDETVLVVGGGNSAAEYAHYLSDQNAVTLTYRRDRFTRLNPINEGIITHRANIGQIRLKLGVDIVGVVDEGGKPRVNYSNNESEIYDRIVYALGGMLPLDFLKNCKIEVDKNGIAKYDEFYQTTMPRLYVAGDIIAKIGGSISASLNHAYKIVNHIKEREA
- a CDS encoding glycosyltransferase, producing the protein MTAPRSSLRPNTRSEIEAFGGADIIAGIPSFSCERTIEYTLSCVARGLEKYYADKKALILVSDGGSTDDTREIALSAETGEIAKIVAIYRGVAGKGSAFKQILEAADLLNAKAIAIFESDHKSIAPEWTRNIINPVINDGYDFVAPAYKRYKFDATITGTIAYNLTRSIYGANIRQPIGGDWGLSLPFARFLLSRDAWEKDAAKYGVDIWMTTRALVYNFKVAQARLGVKERRNKDPNDLSAMFYQVVGTLFSLMTTDYEYWINIDKTRDIELLGEYAGVEPSPFSVDKEALIDYFKNGFATFGALWRELLGEKAYLALEKLAARRENEPFRLPIDVWVKIVYRYAYNYGRQERQRNKLLSTLIPIYNARVASLIDALSDADIDASAYFEEQARAFEEAKPDLIAMWNGQNSGV
- a CDS encoding SDR family oxidoreductase; the protein is MSNLFDLSGKTALVTGASSGLGVEFAKALARQGANIAILARRVEKLEEAKKIIEDLGARCFAIKCDVLVQDDIKAAVAKIKEHYGRIDILVNNAGAARSNPAELQSDDDWNAVINTNLNSVYFVARETGKIMIEQRYGKVINLGSIHSNVAMATSHLNAYCASKGGVLMLTKALAVEWAKYNITVNAIAPAYFPSEMTGAVMSNPEFEKIVKTYCPMGRTGRSGELDGAVVYFASDASSYVTGQILSIDGGWTAI